The Pseudolabrys sp. FHR47 genome contains a region encoding:
- a CDS encoding bifunctional diguanylate cyclase/phosphodiesterase, with the protein MTNSDNVSLHALQTEILEAMVTGERFEVIAERLCLRAEALAPGAICTIVGFTNEGRIKALASPSLPASYGESITGIEIGPEVGSCGTVAYRGEPVEVDDIATSPLWESYRDLVLPLGLQACWSYPIKTRDGRVAAAFGFYFREKRGPTVFERSIVSTCVHLCSIAIEHALTQKRNHALAYYDQLTGLPNRRSFDDMMFDRIVSMDPAFGLLVVDIDNLKIANDTMGHVVGDSLIQEVAARLSEAAPNGASRIGGDEFAVLIDGCRSHAELAAAADRIVEAMKTPFDCAGYTITPQITMGGVVYELDGVDPDLLRQNADFAIYHAKSVNRGGYALFKREMRTSIATRMSTIRAVGDALNESRVLPFYQPLVTLSDGTILGFEALARIRMDNGAIVSAGQFQAALSDPSIAFRLTDQMLGHIARDMRGWLSAGFDVQHVGINLSTADFHRGDIEQRLMAAFEPTGVPLDRIVVEVTEGVFMDGTDDKVVHVIESLRRKGITVALDDFGTGFASLTHLIRFPVDTIKIDKSFVDRMLTDHPSQLVVELLVDLSRKLHMHTVAEGIETQAQAGWLKALGCDTGQGYYFGRPVNVEAATKLMREWQPGFPQAASLAAKKKRA; encoded by the coding sequence GTGACCAATTCCGACAACGTTTCGCTTCACGCGCTCCAGACCGAAATTCTGGAAGCCATGGTGACGGGCGAGCGCTTCGAAGTCATCGCCGAACGTCTGTGTCTGCGCGCCGAGGCGCTCGCGCCTGGCGCCATCTGCACCATTGTCGGTTTCACGAACGAAGGCCGGATCAAGGCCCTGGCGTCGCCGAGCCTGCCGGCCAGTTACGGCGAATCGATTACCGGAATTGAAATCGGTCCCGAAGTCGGCTCCTGCGGCACGGTGGCCTATCGCGGCGAGCCGGTCGAAGTCGACGATATCGCCACCAGCCCGCTGTGGGAATCTTACAGAGACCTCGTCCTGCCGCTCGGATTGCAGGCTTGCTGGTCGTACCCGATCAAGACTCGCGACGGTCGTGTTGCCGCGGCCTTTGGGTTCTACTTTCGCGAAAAGCGCGGCCCGACGGTGTTCGAACGTTCGATCGTCAGTACCTGCGTTCACCTGTGTTCTATCGCCATCGAGCATGCGCTGACGCAGAAGCGCAATCACGCTCTCGCCTATTACGACCAGCTCACCGGACTGCCGAACCGGCGCAGCTTCGACGACATGATGTTCGACCGTATCGTGTCGATGGACCCGGCGTTCGGTCTTCTGGTCGTCGATATCGACAATCTGAAGATCGCGAACGACACCATGGGCCATGTCGTCGGCGACAGTCTCATTCAGGAGGTCGCCGCAAGGCTGTCGGAAGCCGCCCCGAACGGCGCGAGCCGTATTGGCGGTGATGAGTTTGCCGTTCTGATCGACGGTTGCCGCAGTCATGCCGAACTGGCAGCCGCGGCGGACCGGATCGTCGAAGCGATGAAGACGCCGTTCGATTGCGCCGGCTATACGATCACGCCGCAGATCACCATGGGCGGCGTCGTCTACGAACTCGACGGTGTCGATCCCGATCTGCTGCGGCAGAATGCCGACTTCGCGATCTACCACGCCAAGTCCGTCAACCGCGGCGGTTACGCGCTGTTCAAAAGAGAGATGCGAACGTCGATCGCGACGCGCATGTCGACGATCCGCGCCGTTGGCGATGCGCTCAACGAATCCCGCGTTCTGCCGTTCTATCAGCCGCTGGTCACGTTGAGCGACGGCACCATCCTTGGCTTCGAGGCTTTGGCCCGCATTCGAATGGACAATGGCGCCATTGTTTCCGCCGGACAGTTCCAGGCGGCGCTGTCGGATCCGAGTATCGCCTTTCGCCTGACCGATCAGATGCTCGGCCACATCGCGCGCGACATGCGTGGCTGGCTGAGCGCGGGCTTCGATGTCCAGCATGTCGGCATCAATCTCTCGACGGCGGATTTCCATCGCGGCGATATCGAGCAGCGCCTGATGGCGGCATTCGAGCCCACCGGCGTGCCGCTCGATCGCATCGTGGTCGAGGTGACGGAAGGCGTCTTCATGGACGGCACCGATGACAAGGTCGTTCATGTCATCGAAAGCCTGCGTCGCAAGGGTATCACCGTCGCCCTCGACGATTTCGGCACCGGCTTTGCGTCGCTGACGCACTTGATCCGCTTTCCGGTGGACACGATCAAGATCGACAAGTCTTTCGTCGATCGCATGCTCACCGATCATCCGAGCCAGCTCGTCGTCGAACTGCTCGTCGACCTGTCGCGCAAGCTGCACATGCATACGGTCGCGGAAGGCATCGAGACGCAGGCGCAGGCCGGCTGGCTCAAGGCGCTCGGCTGCGACACGGGGCAGGGCTATTATTTCGGCCGGCCGGTGAATGTAGAGGCGGCAACGAAACTGATGCGGGAATGGCAGCCGGGCTTTCCGCAGGCGGCTAGCCTCGCGGCCAAGAAAAAGCGGGCCTGA
- the gshB gene encoding glutathione synthase, translated as MTLKVAVQMDPIERINIKGDSTFALLLEAQARGHSLSYYTPDRMAQVGDRLFARVEPLSVRDKAGDYFTLGEPERTPLDSFDVILLRQDPPFDLSYITTTHMLERIHPRTLVVNDPAEVRNAPEKVLVTSFPQLMPPTLITRDKEEIKAFRAEHQDIVMKPLYGHGGGGVFRITRDDLNFGSLYDMFAATFREPWVIQKFLPAVKQGDKRILLVDGEFAGAVNRVPAEDDLRSNMVRGGSPKATDLTPREREIIETLKPTLKSRGLIFVGIDVIGDWLTEINVTSPTGIRAVKNLGGPDAAALTWDVIERKRKAGA; from the coding sequence ATGACGCTCAAAGTTGCCGTCCAGATGGATCCGATCGAGCGGATCAACATCAAAGGCGATTCGACCTTCGCCCTGCTGCTCGAGGCGCAGGCCCGTGGTCATTCGCTCAGCTATTACACCCCCGACCGGATGGCGCAGGTCGGCGACCGGCTGTTCGCTCGGGTCGAGCCGCTGTCGGTCCGTGACAAGGCCGGCGACTACTTCACGCTCGGCGAGCCCGAGCGGACGCCGCTGGACAGCTTCGACGTCATCCTGCTGCGCCAGGACCCGCCCTTCGACCTGTCCTACATCACCACCACGCATATGCTGGAGCGCATCCACCCCAGGACATTGGTGGTGAACGACCCGGCCGAAGTACGCAACGCGCCGGAGAAGGTGCTCGTCACCAGCTTCCCGCAGTTGATGCCGCCGACCTTGATCACCCGCGACAAGGAAGAGATCAAAGCCTTCCGTGCCGAGCATCAGGATATCGTCATGAAGCCGCTCTACGGCCATGGCGGCGGCGGCGTGTTCCGCATCACCCGCGATGACCTCAATTTCGGTTCGCTCTACGACATGTTCGCGGCCACGTTTCGCGAACCCTGGGTGATCCAGAAATTCCTGCCCGCCGTGAAACAGGGCGACAAGCGCATCCTTCTGGTCGATGGCGAATTCGCCGGCGCCGTCAACCGCGTGCCGGCCGAGGACGATCTGCGCTCCAACATGGTGCGCGGCGGCTCGCCCAAAGCGACCGACCTGACGCCGCGCGAGCGCGAGATCATCGAGACGCTCAAGCCGACGCTCAAATCGCGCGGATTGATCTTTGTCGGCATCGACGTCATCGGCGACTGGCTGACGGAGATCAACGTCACCTCGCCGACCGGTATCCGCGCCGTGAAGAATCTCGGTGGACCGGACGCCGCGGCATTGACCTGGGACGTCATCGAGAGAAAGCGAAAAGCGGGCGCCTGA
- a CDS encoding methyl-accepting chemotaxis protein, whose product MTLPKLSIATKLYAIFALMAITALALSGSAIVNARHYAALSDTYESAISGTQNIERINGLIYAVVAESRGIYMPNEPSGRKQFEDGLSDFLTRIEALMVEWQKTVGPDDAALFDRFAKRVAEFVAYRRELVRLSAEVGSQAAREWGEASRDARKALNADLNALSEHYAARANEAYNLIDGDIDQGIWWLALFAALAAFATIALLFIARGIVKPLTAITRVTESVAGGAQITSIPFSDRQDEIGAMARSIEIFHRAMLHNRELNQTVLQDAESRAARQREINQEITRFSSDVEMTLSELGQISDQMLAASTQLARAADDATAKTARAEHASSDASANVRDIASAADQLSASVNEIDRQVAQSNAIASKAVSEAGQTNIAVKELGEAAARIGDVVKLITDIAEQTNLLALNATIEAARAGEAGRGFAVVAGEVKALAGQTSRATEEISAQIAGMQRATSTSITAISTIEQTIREIGNISSAIAAAVTEQGAATSEIARSVETAAQRTIETAKEVNLVGTATADTRASAGTVKAVADDLGQVAHRIRSQVDQFFERLSA is encoded by the coding sequence GTGACTTTGCCGAAGCTTTCGATCGCCACCAAGCTCTATGCGATCTTCGCATTGATGGCCATCACCGCGCTGGCGCTGTCGGGGTCCGCCATCGTCAACGCCCGGCACTATGCCGCCCTGTCCGACACCTACGAATCGGCCATTTCCGGCACCCAGAACATCGAGCGCATCAACGGCCTGATCTATGCCGTGGTTGCCGAGTCCCGCGGCATCTATATGCCGAACGAACCGTCGGGCAGAAAACAGTTCGAGGACGGCCTCTCCGATTTCCTGACCCGGATCGAAGCCCTGATGGTCGAGTGGCAGAAGACTGTCGGTCCGGACGATGCCGCTCTGTTCGATCGCTTTGCCAAACGCGTAGCGGAGTTCGTCGCCTACCGGCGCGAGCTCGTGCGTCTGAGCGCTGAGGTTGGTTCGCAGGCCGCACGCGAATGGGGCGAGGCGAGCCGCGACGCCCGCAAGGCGCTCAACGCCGATTTGAACGCATTGTCCGAGCACTACGCCGCGCGGGCCAACGAGGCCTACAACCTCATCGACGGCGATATCGATCAGGGCATCTGGTGGTTGGCGCTGTTCGCTGCTCTGGCCGCCTTCGCCACCATCGCGCTGCTGTTCATCGCGCGCGGCATCGTCAAGCCGCTCACGGCCATCACGCGCGTGACCGAATCGGTCGCTGGCGGCGCGCAGATCACATCCATCCCGTTCAGCGACCGCCAGGATGAGATCGGCGCCATGGCGCGCTCGATCGAGATATTCCATCGCGCAATGCTTCATAACCGCGAGCTGAACCAGACCGTCCTGCAGGACGCCGAGTCCCGTGCCGCGCGCCAGCGCGAGATCAACCAGGAGATCACCCGCTTCTCGAGCGACGTCGAAATGACCCTCTCGGAGCTGGGCCAGATTTCCGATCAGATGCTGGCGGCGTCGACCCAACTCGCCAGAGCGGCCGACGATGCGACGGCCAAGACCGCGCGCGCCGAGCACGCGTCGTCGGACGCCTCCGCCAATGTCCGCGATATCGCGTCCGCGGCCGACCAGCTCTCCGCCTCGGTTAATGAAATCGATCGTCAGGTTGCGCAGTCGAATGCGATCGCTTCCAAGGCGGTCAGCGAAGCGGGACAGACGAACATCGCAGTGAAAGAGCTTGGCGAAGCCGCCGCCCGCATCGGCGATGTGGTGAAGCTCATCACCGATATTGCGGAACAGACCAACCTTCTGGCACTCAATGCCACGATCGAAGCAGCGCGCGCCGGCGAAGCGGGTCGCGGCTTTGCCGTCGTTGCCGGCGAGGTGAAGGCGCTGGCGGGCCAGACCAGCCGCGCCACCGAAGAGATCAGCGCACAGATCGCCGGCATGCAGCGCGCGACGTCAACGTCAATCACAGCGATCAGCACGATCGAACAAACCATCCGCGAGATCGGAAACATCTCGAGCGCAATCGCCGCGGCGGTGACCGAGCAGGGCGCCGCGACCAGCGAGATTGCGCGCAGCGTCGAAACCGCGGCGCAGCGCACCATCGAGACCGCCAAGGAAGTCAATCTGGTCGGTACCGCGACCGCCGACACCCGCGCCAGCGCCGGCACGGTCAAAGCCGTCGCCGACGATCTCGGCCAGGTCGCGCACCGCATCCGCTCGCAGGTCGATCAGTTTTTCGAGCGGCTGAGCGCCTAG
- a CDS encoding YraN family protein, producing MAKDEDPSPPQNLPKLPRNPRVPGLRAKAEKTEASPERQAAFNRGISAESLAAAWLIGKGYRILSRRFRSGAGEIDIVAGRRHTIVFVEVKARDSLDDAAWSVTPRQRARIAAAAEIWLAQNPKVIFKDLRFDAILIAPGKLPRHIQGAFET from the coding sequence ATGGCGAAGGACGAGGATCCATCACCGCCCCAAAATCTTCCCAAGCTGCCGCGCAATCCGCGCGTGCCCGGCCTGCGGGCCAAAGCTGAGAAGACAGAAGCCAGTCCCGAACGCCAGGCCGCCTTCAACCGTGGCATTTCGGCGGAGAGCCTCGCCGCGGCATGGCTGATCGGCAAGGGCTATCGCATCCTGTCGCGCCGCTTCCGCTCGGGCGCCGGCGAGATCGATATCGTCGCCGGGCGGCGGCACACGATTGTCTTCGTCGAGGTCAAGGCACGCGACTCGCTCGATGATGCCGCCTGGTCCGTGACGCCGCGCCAGCGCGCGCGCATCGCCGCGGCCGCCGAGATCTGGCTGGCACAGAATCCCAAGGTGATCTTCAAGGATTTGCGCTTCGACGCCATCCTGATCGCGCCCGGCAAGCTGCCGCGGCATATTCAGGGTGCGTTTGAGACCTGA
- the rsmI gene encoding 16S rRNA (cytidine(1402)-2'-O)-methyltransferase, translating into MTERTISRRYAPFGADIEAPALEPGLYLVATPIGNLGDISLRALATLAAADLIACEDTRVTRKLTERYGIATPLTAYHEHNSDEALPKIIVRLDNGQTVALVSDAGTPLVSDPGYRLVRAAVEAGHNVTTVPGASSALAALSLSGLPNDRFFFEGFLPPKQAARQKRIAELASIPATLIVFETGPRLAASLADLAEGLGPREAAVCRELTKLHEEIRRAPLDTLASHYAGDAETRGEIVIVIAPPPEQQTDDSDIDAMLREALARASVKDAVGEVASATGRARRDVYQRALELNKDRGD; encoded by the coding sequence ATGACGGAACGGACAATATCGCGACGCTATGCGCCTTTCGGCGCCGATATCGAGGCGCCAGCGCTCGAGCCGGGCCTCTATCTGGTGGCGACGCCCATCGGCAATCTCGGCGACATTAGCCTGCGCGCGCTGGCCACGCTTGCTGCCGCCGACCTGATCGCCTGCGAGGACACCCGCGTCACCCGCAAGCTCACGGAGCGCTACGGCATCGCGACGCCGCTGACGGCCTATCACGAGCACAATTCGGACGAGGCGTTGCCGAAGATCATCGTTCGGCTCGACAACGGCCAGACGGTCGCGCTGGTGTCGGACGCCGGCACGCCGCTGGTGTCCGATCCCGGCTATCGTCTGGTGCGCGCAGCGGTCGAGGCGGGCCATAATGTCACAACGGTGCCCGGAGCCTCGTCGGCGCTGGCCGCGCTTTCGCTGTCCGGCCTGCCGAATGACCGCTTCTTCTTCGAAGGCTTCCTGCCGCCGAAGCAGGCGGCGCGGCAGAAGCGCATCGCCGAGCTCGCCTCGATCCCGGCAACGCTGATCGTGTTCGAAACCGGACCGCGCCTTGCCGCCTCGCTAGCCGACCTGGCCGAAGGGCTCGGACCACGCGAGGCCGCGGTGTGCCGCGAACTCACCAAGCTTCACGAGGAAATCCGGCGCGCGCCGCTCGATACACTCGCAAGCCACTATGCCGGCGACGCCGAGACGCGCGGCGAAATCGTCATCGTCATCGCGCCGCCGCCGGAGCAGCAGACCGACGACAGTGACATCGACGCCATGCTGCGCGAGGCGCTGGCGCGAGCGTCGGTGAAGGACGCCGTCGGCGAAGTCGCATCGGCCACCGGCCGCGCGCGGCGCGATGTCTACCAGCGCGCACTCGAGCTGAACAAAGATCGGGGCGATTGA
- a CDS encoding penicillin-binding protein activator — protein MAIAATLTLFLAACTGGALDRLGGEPPPAGEPVQPAQIGAGQVRVGLILPLSAQGNAGVAATSMKNAAEMALAEFKEPNIQLLVKDDGGTPQGAQAAAQQALAEGAEIIIGPLFAQSVSAVGGVARQRNIPVIAFSTDASVAARGVYLLSFLPESDVKRIVDFSISRGKRSFAALLPDNAYGAVIEAAFQQEVARRGGRVIALEKYPLDPARMGDAVRRIAQASNRADAIFIPDGADAVPQVVQQLAANNVNLKRVQLLGTGLWDEQRIFETQDLAGGWYAAPDNAGFRSFAQRYRSRYGQEPVRTATLAYDAVALVAALVKTQGAQRFSEQILTNASGFAGIDGVFRFKSDGTNERGLAVLRVAPGGGQPVSPAPKAF, from the coding sequence GTGGCGATTGCCGCCACGCTCACACTTTTTCTCGCCGCCTGTACGGGCGGAGCGCTCGATCGTCTCGGCGGCGAACCACCGCCCGCCGGTGAACCGGTACAGCCGGCGCAGATCGGCGCCGGGCAGGTTCGCGTCGGCCTGATTCTGCCGCTGTCGGCGCAGGGCAATGCCGGCGTCGCCGCCACCTCGATGAAGAACGCCGCCGAAATGGCGCTTGCCGAATTCAAGGAGCCCAATATCCAGCTCCTGGTGAAGGATGACGGCGGTACGCCCCAGGGCGCGCAGGCCGCGGCTCAGCAGGCTCTGGCCGAAGGCGCCGAGATCATCATCGGGCCGTTGTTCGCGCAATCGGTCAGCGCGGTGGGCGGCGTCGCGCGCCAGCGCAACATTCCGGTCATCGCCTTCTCGACCGATGCCAGCGTCGCAGCGCGCGGCGTCTATCTCCTGAGCTTCCTGCCGGAGTCGGACGTCAAGCGCATCGTCGATTTCTCGATCTCGCGCGGCAAGCGTTCCTTCGCGGCGCTGCTGCCGGACAACGCCTATGGCGCGGTGATCGAAGCCGCGTTCCAGCAGGAAGTGGCGCGCCGCGGCGGCCGCGTCATCGCGCTGGAGAAATATCCGCTCGATCCGGCGCGCATGGGCGATGCCGTGCGCCGCATCGCGCAGGCCTCAAATCGCGCCGACGCGATTTTCATTCCCGATGGCGCCGACGCCGTGCCGCAGGTCGTGCAACAGCTTGCTGCCAATAACGTCAACCTCAAGCGCGTGCAGTTGCTCGGCACCGGCCTGTGGGACGAGCAGCGCATTTTCGAAACGCAGGATTTGGCCGGCGGCTGGTATGCGGCGCCGGACAATGCCGGTTTCCGCAGTTTCGCGCAGCGCTATCGCTCGCGTTACGGCCAGGAGCCGGTGCGCACGGCGACGCTCGCTTACGACGCGGTGGCGCTGGTCGCGGCGCTGGTGAAGACGCAAGGCGCGCAGCGCTTCAGCGAGCAGATCCTCACCAACGCATCGGGCTTTGCCGGCATCGACGGCGTGTTCCGCTTCAAGAGCGATGGCACCAACGAGCGCGGCCTTGCCGTGCTGCGCGTCGCACCCGGCGGCGGCCAGCCCGTGAGTCCGGCGCCGAAGGCGTTTTAA
- the hemW gene encoding radical SAM family heme chaperone HemW: MPLTNTVAPDQDFAVYVHWPFCLSKCPYCDFNSHVRHGGYDEARYLAAIQTELASTAARIGPRTVSSVFFGGGTPSLMQPSTVEGIINTIGKHWTLKNDAEISLEANPTSVEATRFRGYRAAGVNRVSLGVQALDDQSLKELGRLHSADEALAAIAVARSIFDRYSFDLIYTRPRQTLEGWALELNRAIAEAAEHLSLYQLTIEPGTPFHGLHKAGKLIMPEEGLARDLFDLTQQVCADAGLPAYEVSNHARPGAECRHNLVYWRGHEYAGVGPGAHGRLNIDGRRYATETERKPEAWLDLIDESGIGLTVDEALQPGEVADEFLLMGLRLVEGIDPKRFAALSGRTLDPRRLAFLMDGGAVETMANGRLRVTPSGFPLLDAVVADLAA; this comes from the coding sequence ATGCCGTTAACCAATACAGTCGCGCCCGATCAGGACTTCGCCGTTTACGTCCACTGGCCGTTCTGCCTGTCGAAGTGCCCGTACTGCGACTTCAACAGCCATGTCCGCCATGGCGGTTACGATGAGGCGCGCTATCTCGCCGCCATTCAAACCGAACTCGCCAGCACCGCCGCGCGCATCGGGCCGCGCACGGTGTCGTCGGTGTTCTTCGGCGGCGGCACGCCGTCGCTGATGCAGCCTTCGACCGTCGAAGGCATCATCAACACCATCGGCAAGCACTGGACGCTCAAGAACGACGCCGAGATTTCGCTCGAAGCCAACCCGACCAGCGTCGAGGCAACGCGCTTTCGCGGCTATCGCGCCGCCGGTGTCAATCGCGTGTCGCTCGGTGTGCAGGCGCTCGACGATCAGTCGCTGAAAGAACTCGGCCGCCTGCACAGCGCCGATGAAGCGCTCGCCGCCATCGCGGTGGCGCGCTCGATCTTCGATCGCTACTCATTCGATCTCATCTACACGCGGCCGCGGCAGACGCTCGAAGGCTGGGCGCTCGAACTCAACCGCGCCATCGCGGAAGCCGCCGAGCATCTCTCGCTCTATCAGCTCACCATCGAGCCCGGCACGCCGTTCCACGGCCTGCACAAAGCCGGCAAGCTCATCATGCCAGAGGAAGGTCTCGCGCGCGATCTGTTCGATCTGACGCAACAGGTGTGCGCCGATGCCGGCCTGCCGGCCTATGAAGTGTCCAATCACGCGCGGCCGGGCGCCGAATGCCGGCACAATCTCGTTTACTGGCGCGGCCATGAATATGCCGGCGTCGGCCCCGGCGCGCATGGCCGCCTCAATATCGATGGCCGCCGCTATGCCACCGAGACGGAGCGCAAGCCGGAAGCCTGGCTCGATCTCATCGACGAGAGCGGCATCGGCCTCACCGTCGATGAAGCCTTGCAGCCCGGCGAAGTCGCCGACGAGTTCCTGCTGATGGGGCTGCGTCTGGTCGAAGGCATCGATCCCAAGCGCTTCGCGGCGTTGTCAGGCCGCACGCTCGATCCGCGTCGTCTTGCGTTCCTGATGGATGGCGGCGCTGTCGAGACCATGGCCAATGGCCGCCTGCGCGTGACGCCGTCGGGCTTCCCGCTGCTCGATGCAGTCGTGGCCGATCTCGCGGCTTAA
- the rdgB gene encoding RdgB/HAM1 family non-canonical purine NTP pyrophosphatase, with protein MAHRQLTNSVVIATHNPGKLAEMRELLAPYSIAATSAAELNLAEPDETGTTFAVNARIKAMSAAKATGQAAFADDSGLCVEALGGEPGIYSARWAGPDKDFRGAMNQVQTLLVEKGATSPEQRRAHFIAALCIAWPDGHVEEVEGRVDGVIVWPPRGTAGFGYDPLFLPDGHERTFGEMTADEKHGLPPKGMGLSHRARAFVMLANKCLRA; from the coding sequence GTGGCTCACCGCCAGCTCACCAACTCTGTCGTCATCGCCACGCACAATCCCGGCAAGCTTGCCGAGATGCGCGAATTGCTGGCGCCGTACAGCATCGCGGCGACGTCGGCGGCCGAGCTCAATCTGGCCGAGCCAGACGAGACCGGAACGACCTTCGCGGTGAATGCGCGCATCAAGGCGATGAGCGCGGCCAAGGCGACCGGACAGGCGGCGTTCGCCGATGACTCCGGGCTGTGCGTCGAGGCGCTCGGCGGCGAGCCCGGCATCTATTCGGCGCGCTGGGCCGGACCCGACAAGGATTTCCGCGGCGCCATGAATCAGGTCCAGACCTTGCTGGTCGAGAAAGGCGCGACGTCGCCGGAACAGCGCCGCGCGCATTTCATCGCCGCGTTGTGCATCGCCTGGCCGGATGGCCATGTCGAGGAAGTCGAAGGCCGCGTTGATGGTGTCATCGTCTGGCCGCCACGGGGAACCGCGGGCTTCGGCTACGATCCCCTATTCCTGCCCGACGGTCATGAACGTACCTTCGGCGAGATGACCGCCGACGAAAAGCACGGATTGCCGCCGAAAGGCATGGGCCTGTCGCACCGCGCCCGCGCCTTCGTGATGCTGGCGAACAAGTGTTTGCGCGCGTGA
- the rph gene encoding ribonuclease PH, whose protein sequence is MRPSQRQPDEMRAVSLERGVVKYAEGSCFVKFGETHVLVTASLEERLPPWLKGQGKGWVTAEYGMLPRATHSRTRREAASGKQGGRTVEIQRLIGRSVRTIVDLQALGERQITIDCDVIQADGGTRTASITGAWVALADCLAWMKARDMFKTDAKVLRDHVAAVSCGVFRGTAVLDLDYAEDSEADTDANFVMTGSGNIIEVQGTAEKEPFSEEQLLALLALARKGTGKLIELQKMAVG, encoded by the coding sequence ATGCGTCCGAGCCAGCGCCAACCCGACGAAATGCGCGCCGTGTCGCTGGAACGGGGCGTCGTCAAATACGCCGAGGGCTCCTGCTTCGTGAAATTCGGCGAAACCCATGTGCTCGTCACCGCCAGCCTCGAGGAGCGCCTGCCGCCGTGGCTCAAGGGCCAGGGCAAGGGCTGGGTCACCGCCGAATACGGCATGCTGCCCCGCGCTACCCACAGCCGCACGCGCCGTGAGGCCGCCTCCGGCAAGCAGGGCGGCCGTACCGTCGAAATCCAGCGCCTGATCGGACGCTCGGTGCGCACCATCGTCGACCTTCAGGCGCTCGGCGAACGCCAGATCACCATCGACTGCGACGTCATCCAAGCCGATGGCGGCACCCGCACCGCCTCGATCACCGGCGCTTGGGTCGCGCTCGCCGACTGCCTTGCCTGGATGAAGGCGCGCGACATGTTCAAGACCGATGCGAAGGTGCTGCGCGATCATGTCGCCGCGGTATCCTGCGGCGTGTTCCGTGGCACCGCCGTGCTCGATCTCGATTACGCCGAGGATTCCGAAGCCGACACCGACGCCAATTTCGTCATGACCGGATCAGGCAACATCATCGAGGTGCAGGGCACCGCCGAGAAGGAGCCGTTCAGCGAAGAGCAATTACTCGCTTTGCTCGCTCTGGCGCGCAAGGGCACCGGCAAGCTGATCGAATTGCAGAAGATGGCGGTGGGTTGA
- a CDS encoding copper-binding protein: protein MKSIVTLLALVLALALSPTVASAQAALIDGTVTKVDASASKITIRHGPIKKFDMDDGMTMVFAVKDKSLLDKAKSGDKIKFDADNVNGQFIVTRIEKAK from the coding sequence ATGAAAAGTATCGTTACGCTTTTGGCGCTTGTGCTCGCGTTGGCGCTCTCGCCGACGGTCGCGTCCGCGCAGGCCGCACTGATCGACGGCACCGTGACCAAGGTCGATGCCTCGGCCAGCAAGATCACGATCCGTCACGGGCCGATCAAGAAATTCGACATGGACGACGGCATGACCATGGTCTTCGCCGTGAAGGACAAGAGCCTGCTCGACAAGGCCAAGAGCGGCGACAAGATCAAGTTCGATGCCGACAACGTCAACGGCCAGTTCATCGTAACCCGGATCGAGAAGGCCAAATAA
- a CDS encoding plastocyanin/azurin family copper-binding protein — MILPTLVLSLAILTGPVSAEPGAPGHSHAAFSAGKPGNPKKPARTVVITMKEGDGKMIFNHNHVEVKRGEQIKFVLENHGELEHEFVLATPKENDKHALLMQKFPDMEHDDPNAKRVATKKSGELLWQFTKAGTFEFACLIPGHREAGMHGKVVVK, encoded by the coding sequence ATGATCCTTCCGACACTCGTTCTTTCTCTCGCCATCCTGACGGGGCCAGTGTCCGCCGAACCGGGTGCGCCCGGCCATAGCCACGCCGCCTTTTCGGCCGGTAAGCCCGGCAATCCCAAGAAGCCGGCGCGCACCGTCGTCATCACGATGAAGGAAGGGGACGGAAAGATGATCTTCAACCACAACCATGTCGAGGTGAAACGTGGCGAGCAGATCAAGTTCGTCCTGGAAAACCATGGAGAGCTCGAACATGAGTTCGTTCTCGCGACGCCAAAAGAGAACGACAAGCACGCCCTATTGATGCAGAAATTTCCGGATATGGAACACGACGATCCGAATGCCAAGCGCGTGGCGACAAAGAAGTCCGGCGAGTTGCTGTGGCAGTTCACCAAAGCGGGAACGTTTGAATTTGCCTGCCTGATTCCAGGACATCGCGAAGCCGGCATGCACGGCAAAGTCGTTGTTAAGTAA